CGTTAACCTTCCCCTCAACGGCATAGCCAACTGTCCGACCGTTGGACCCCTCTGCAGTCATCCAGGTCTGCTCGACATAATCTACCACTACCTCATCAAGACGGAGATAGTGCCACTCCTGATATTCTTCGGTCTCGGGGCGATGACGGACTTCGGACCGCTCATAGCTGACCCTAAGACAGCACTCCTCGGTGCCGCGGCGCAGATAGGCGTCTTCGTGGCGATGCTTACCGCTCTCGCGCTGGGCTTCAACATACACGAGGCCGCTTCAATAGGAATCATCGGCGGTGCTGACGGGCCAACGACGATATACCTCACCACCAAGCTCGCGCCCCAGATACTCGCCGCGACAGCGGTGGCCGCTTACTCCTACATGAGCCTCGTCCCGCTGATTCAGCCACCCATCATAAAGGCACTAACAACGCCGGAGGAAAGGCGCATAAGGATGGAGCAGTTGAGGCCCGTTTCAAAGCGCGAGAAAATCCTCTTCCCGATAGTCACGATGATAGTCATCGGCCTGCTCGTTCCCAGCGCGGCACCGCTGATAGGAATGCTCATGATGGGCAACCTCTTCCGCGAGAGTGGCGTCGTTCCGAGGCTCACCAAGGCCGCCCAGGAGGAGCTCATGAACATCGTGACGATATTCCTCGGCCTCGGTGTCGGCTCAACCATGAGAGCAGAGAGCTTCCTCACGCCTCAGACTCTCATGATTCTCGGTCTCGGAATAGTGGCCTTCGCCAGCGCAACGGCGGGAGGAGTGCTCTTCGGAAAGCTCATGATGAAGCTCTCGGGTGGAAAGATAAACCCGATGATAGGCGCCGCGGGAGTTTCAGCTGTCCCGATGAGCGCTCGCGTCGTCCAGCGCCTGGCCAGCGAGGAGGACCCGGGCAACTTCATCCTCATGCACGCCATGGGTCCGAACGTCGCGGGAGTTATCGGAACTGCCGTTGTCGCGGGTGTTTTCCTCGCCCTTCTGGGCTGACGTTTCGTCCATTTCCTTTTCTAAAACCTTAAATAGGGTGGCACCGTTTTAGGTTAAGCGGTGGTAGAACATGAGGGTAAAGACCCTGATGACAAAGGACCCAGTGGTAATACAGTTGCCGGCGACGAGGGATTATGCGCTTGAGCTGTTCAAGAAGCACAACGTTCGTTCCTTCCCGGTCGTTAACAAGGAGGGAAAGCTCGTCGGGATAATAAGCATAAAGAACGTTCTCCTGAACCCGGACGAGGACCAGCTGGCCATGCTCGTTAAGAGGGACGTGCCTACTGTTAAAGCCAACGACGACCTCAAGAAGGCAGTCAGAAGGATGCTTGAGACAGATTACAGGCGCGTCGTGGTCGTTGACGACGAGGAGAAGCCAATAGGAATCCTGACCGTCGGTGACATCGTGAGGCGCTACCTGGCCAAGAACGAGAAGCTAAAGGATATAACGATTGAGCCCTACTACCAGAGAAACGTCGGCGTCGTCTGGCGTGGAACCCCGCTTAAGGCTTCCCTTAAGGCTCTCCTCCTATGCAACGCAATGGCGATTCCGGTCATAGACGACGAAGGTAACCTGATAGGGATGGTTGACGAGACAGACCTCCTCAAGGACGGAGAGGTAGTTAGGGTCATGAAGCAGACGGCCCTTTCCGCCTCAAGCGAGGAGGACTGGATTCTTGAAAGCAACCCAACGCTCCTCTTCGAGAAGGCTGAGCTCCAGCTTCCCCAGAAGCCGGTTGAGGAGATAATGAACCCCAACGTCGTCGTGGCAACTCCGCACATGAGCGTCTACGAGGTCGCGCAGAAGATGGTCCAGCACCACATCGAGCAGTTGCCCGTCATCAAGGGCGAGGGCGAGCTCGTCGGCATAGTCAGGGACATGGACATAATCAAGGTAATCCTCAACAAGTGATTTAAGTCCCCCTTCCTTTTCTATTCCGGTGGTTGGATGGAGGTAAAGGTTGGGCTCTTCGGCTTCGGCAACGTT
The Thermococcus sp. 21S9 DNA segment above includes these coding regions:
- a CDS encoding sodium ion-translocating decarboxylase subunit beta, with amino-acid sequence MATFVDFLSTMGLLHLTVGNIIMIAVGLTLVYLAIRYEMEPLLLLPIGITAVLVNLPLNGIANCPTVGPLCSHPGLLDIIYHYLIKTEIVPLLIFFGLGAMTDFGPLIADPKTALLGAAAQIGVFVAMLTALALGFNIHEAASIGIIGGADGPTTIYLTTKLAPQILAATAVAAYSYMSLVPLIQPPIIKALTTPEERRIRMEQLRPVSKREKILFPIVTMIVIGLLVPSAAPLIGMLMMGNLFRESGVVPRLTKAAQEELMNIVTIFLGLGVGSTMRAESFLTPQTLMILGLGIVAFASATAGGVLFGKLMMKLSGGKINPMIGAAGVSAVPMSARVVQRLASEEDPGNFILMHAMGPNVAGVIGTAVVAGVFLALLG
- a CDS encoding CBS domain-containing protein, with product MRVKTLMTKDPVVIQLPATRDYALELFKKHNVRSFPVVNKEGKLVGIISIKNVLLNPDEDQLAMLVKRDVPTVKANDDLKKAVRRMLETDYRRVVVVDDEEKPIGILTVGDIVRRYLAKNEKLKDITIEPYYQRNVGVVWRGTPLKASLKALLLCNAMAIPVIDDEGNLIGMVDETDLLKDGEVVRVMKQTALSASSEEDWILESNPTLLFEKAELQLPQKPVEEIMNPNVVVATPHMSVYEVAQKMVQHHIEQLPVIKGEGELVGIVRDMDIIKVILNK